The following are encoded in a window of Carya illinoinensis cultivar Pawnee chromosome 15, C.illinoinensisPawnee_v1, whole genome shotgun sequence genomic DNA:
- the LOC122297639 gene encoding uncharacterized protein LOC122297639, whose translation MLLQCCWSFSACSWASTRPSLSSSSHHNVVFSNKKQPFILLLRPRVRRPKSSSLKPTCVGGELIDQIWQLPHNKVLVAAVVSAAIGQLSKPFTSILLYGKDLDFKATIQAGGFPSTHSSAVVATATTIGLERGLSDSIFGLTVVYAGLVMYDAQGVRREVGNHAKVLNKVLDHSVPTKDTDDVIDTQSGTSYPRSLESLGQILSKEAGSISSKPTNSSLLLQPDDKRRQTSQAVLSTEQADVEEERTTDNLIPLKESIGHTEIEVIAGALLGFFVSLAVYTIM comes from the exons ATGTTGTTGCAGTGTTGTTGGAGCTTTTCCGCATGTTCTTGGGCTTCAACTCGTCCGTCGTTATCTTCATCAAGCCACCATAATGTTGTTTTTTCTAACAAGAAACAAccctttattcttcttcttcgccCAAGAGTAAGACGGCCCAAATCCTCTTCTCTAAAGCCGACTTGTGTCGGAGGTGAATTAATCGACCAAATTTGGCAACTCCCCCATAACAAG GTTCTAGTTGCGGCTGTTGTTTCTGCGGCGATTGGGCAGCTCTCTAAGCCCTTCACTTCTATATTGCTCTATGGCAAAGACTTGGACTTCAAGGCTACCATTCAGGCTGGAGGCTTCCCGTCTACTCATTCTTCT GCAGTAGTGGCTACCGCAACAACAATTGGCTTGGAAAG GGGTCTGTCCGATTCAATTTTTGGCTTAACGGTTGTTTATGCCGGCCTTGTTATGTACGATGCACAG GGTGTGCGAAGGGAAGTAGGAAATCATGCGAAAGTGCTGAACAAAGTGCTGGACCATTCAGTTCCCACCAAGGATACAGATGATGTTATTGATACTCAATCGGGAACATCATATCCCAGAAGTTTGGAGAGCCTTGGGCAAATTCTGTCCAAGGAAGCAGGttctatttcatcaaaaccaacTAATTCTTCTCTATTACTTCAACCGGATGACAAAAGGAGGCAAACTAGTCAGGCAGTGCTGTCTACTGAACAAGCTGATGTTGAAGAAGAAAGAACTACTGATAATTTAAttccattaaaagaatcaaTCGGCCACACTGAGATCGAAGTCATAGCAGGTGCTTTGCTTGGTTTCTTTGTTAGCTTGGCTGTATATACCATAATGTaa